A stretch of the Aegilops tauschii subsp. strangulata cultivar AL8/78 chromosome 4, Aet v6.0, whole genome shotgun sequence genome encodes the following:
- the LOC109762019 gene encoding protein IN2-1 homolog B: MTSLAFPCRASPLTPASISPPVPSPCIKIRRSRRAAPHRRLIAARSSSSPRTVAMAAAAAAAAPVISPKENLPPSLTSTSEPPPLFDGTTRLYVAYHCPYAQRAWIARNYKGLQDKIKIIGIDLADRPAWYKEKVYPQNKVPSLEHNNEVKGESLDLVKYIDSNFDGPALLPDDSAKKQFAEELLVYTDESNKALYSSITSKGDVAEETVAALDKIEAALGKFSDGPFFLGQFSLVDIAYVPFIERFQIFFSGIKNYDITKDRPNIQKFIEEVNKIDAYTQTKLDPQFLLEHTKKRLGIE, translated from the exons ATGACTTCGCTCGCTTTCCCCTGCCGCGCGTCACCACTGACGCCCGCCTCCATTTCCCCTCCCGTCCCGTCGCCGTGTATAAAGATCCGCCGCTCGCGACGAGCTGCTCCCCATCGCCGCCTCATCGCCGCCAGGAGTTCGAGCTCCCCCCGAACcgtcgccatggccgccgccgctgccgctgccgcacCGGTCAT CTCCCCGAAAGAAAATCTGCCCCCTTCGCTGACCTCCACCTCCGAGCCCCCTCCACTCTTCGACGGCACCACCAG GTTGTATGTTGCATATCACTGCCCGTATGCGCAGCGCGCTTGGATTGCCAGGAACTACAAG GGTTTGCAAGACAAGATCAAGATAATCGGGATCGATCTCGCAGACAGGCCGGCTTGGTACAAGGAGAAGGTTTACCCACAGAACAAG GTGCCTTCACTGGAGCATAACAACGAGGTGAAAGGAGAAAGCTTGGATTTGGTCAAGTACATTGACAGCAATTTCGATGGCCCAGCATTGCTCCCTGAT GATTCTGCAAAGAAGCAGTTTGCCGAGGAGCTGCTTGTGTACACCGACGAGTCCAATAAAGCACTATACTCATCCATAACCTCCAAGGGAGATGTGGCAGAGGAAACTG TTGCTGCGCTGGATAAAATAGAAGCGGCCCTGGGAAAGTTCAGTGATGGACCTTTCTTCCTTGGCCAGTTCAGTTTG GTGGACATTGCATATGTGCCATTTATCGAAAGGTTTCAGATATTCTTTTCTGGTATCAAAAACTATGATATCACCAAGGACAGACCTAACATTCAGAAATTCATCGAG GAAGTGAACAAGATCGATGCGTACACGCAAACGAAACTGGACCCACAATTTCTGCTTGAACACACAAAGAAGCGGCTTGGG ATTGAGTGA
- the LOC109762020 gene encoding protein IN2-1 homolog B isoform X2, giving the protein MATAVPPIISPKEDLPPPLTSASEPPPLFDGTTRLYLAYHCPYAQRAWIARNCKGLQDKIKVVAIDLADRPAWYKEKVYPENKVPALEHNNQVKGESLDLVKYIDSNFDGPALLPDDSAKKQFAEELLAFSDGFNSAFFSCLRSKGDVSDEAAAAVDKIEAALGKFSDGPFFLGQFSLVDMAYVPFIERFQIFYSGIKKDDLAKGRPNLHKFIEEVNKVDAYTQTKLDPQFLLDQMKEKFGIA; this is encoded by the exons ATGGCAACCGCCGTTCCACCGATCAT CTCCCCGAAGGAAGATCTCCCCCCTCCACTGACCTCCGCCTCCGAGCCCCCTCCGCTCTTCGACGGCACCACCAG GCTGTATCTTGCATATCACTGCCCGTACGCGCAGCGCGCTTGGATTGCCAGGAACTGCAAG GGTTTACAGGACAAGATCAAGGTAGTCGCCATAGATCTGGCAGACAGGCCAGCTTGGTACAAGGAGAAGGTTTACCCGGAGAACAAG GTGCCTGCCCTGGAGCATAACAACCAGGTGAAAGGAGAGAGCTTGGATTTGGTCAAGTACATTGACAGCAATTTTGATGGCCCAGCATTGCTGCCTGAT GATTCTGCAAAGAAGCAGTTTGCTGAGGAACTGCTTGCGTTCAGCGATGGGTTTAATAGTGCATTTTTCTCATGCTTACGCTCCAAGGGAGATGTGTCAGATGAAGCCG CTGCTGCTGTGGATAAAATAGAAGCTGCCTTGGGAAAGTTCAGCGACGGCCCATTCTTCCTTGGCCAGTTCAGTTTG GTGGACATGGCATATGTGCCATTCATCGAAAGGTTTCAAATATTCTATTCTGGTATCAAGAAGGATGATCTCGCCAAGGGCAGGCCCAACCTGCACAAATTCATTGAG GAAGTGAACAAGGTGGACGCATATACACAGACCAAACTGGACCCACAGTTTCTGCTTGATCAAATGAAGGAGAAGTTTGGC ATTGCTTGA
- the LOC109762020 gene encoding protein IN2-1 homolog B isoform X1 codes for MATAVPPIISPKEDLPPPLTSASEPPPLFDGTTRLYLAYHCPYAQRAWIARNCKGLQDKIKVVAIDLADRPAWYKEKVYPENKVVPALEHNNQVKGESLDLVKYIDSNFDGPALLPDDSAKKQFAEELLAFSDGFNSAFFSCLRSKGDVSDEAAAAVDKIEAALGKFSDGPFFLGQFSLVDMAYVPFIERFQIFYSGIKKDDLAKGRPNLHKFIEEVNKVDAYTQTKLDPQFLLDQMKEKFGIA; via the exons ATGGCAACCGCCGTTCCACCGATCAT CTCCCCGAAGGAAGATCTCCCCCCTCCACTGACCTCCGCCTCCGAGCCCCCTCCGCTCTTCGACGGCACCACCAG GCTGTATCTTGCATATCACTGCCCGTACGCGCAGCGCGCTTGGATTGCCAGGAACTGCAAG GGTTTACAGGACAAGATCAAGGTAGTCGCCATAGATCTGGCAGACAGGCCAGCTTGGTACAAGGAGAAGGTTTACCCGGAGAACAAGGTA GTGCCTGCCCTGGAGCATAACAACCAGGTGAAAGGAGAGAGCTTGGATTTGGTCAAGTACATTGACAGCAATTTTGATGGCCCAGCATTGCTGCCTGAT GATTCTGCAAAGAAGCAGTTTGCTGAGGAACTGCTTGCGTTCAGCGATGGGTTTAATAGTGCATTTTTCTCATGCTTACGCTCCAAGGGAGATGTGTCAGATGAAGCCG CTGCTGCTGTGGATAAAATAGAAGCTGCCTTGGGAAAGTTCAGCGACGGCCCATTCTTCCTTGGCCAGTTCAGTTTG GTGGACATGGCATATGTGCCATTCATCGAAAGGTTTCAAATATTCTATTCTGGTATCAAGAAGGATGATCTCGCCAAGGGCAGGCCCAACCTGCACAAATTCATTGAG GAAGTGAACAAGGTGGACGCATATACACAGACCAAACTGGACCCACAGTTTCTGCTTGATCAAATGAAGGAGAAGTTTGGC ATTGCTTGA
- the LOC109762033 gene encoding protein IN2-1 homolog B isoform X1, which produces MAASPASKFAQEEEALPPTLTPTSQQPPLYDGATRLYMAYACPYAQRAWIARNCKGLQRKILLVPIDLADRPAWLRKIYPKNQVPCLEHNNKMIGESLDLIKYIDSNFEGPKLSPDDPEKQGLAEELLAYSDTFNQAMMSALTAKGAVTADAEAALDKIEVSLSKFDDGPFFLGQFSLVDIAYAPFVDGFQVFFTNIKNYDPTAGRPNMQKFIKEMNGIAVYAQTKHDPQELLALTKKKLGI; this is translated from the exons ATGGCAGCGTCTCCAGCAAGCAA GTTTGCACAGGAAGAGGAAGCTCTCCCGCCTACCTTGACACCCACTTCCCAGCAGCCACCTCTCTACGATGGCGCAACCAG GTTGTACATGGCGTATGCTTGCCCGTATGCGCAGCGAGCATGGATCGCGAGGAACTGCAAG GGTTTGCAGCGCAAGATCTTGCTTGTCCCCATCGATTTGGCGGATAGGCCAGCGTGGCTCCGCAAGATTTACCCCAAGAATCAG GTACCCTGCCTAGAGCACAACAACAAAATGATAGGAGAGAGCTTGGATTTGATCAAGTACATAGACAGCAATTTCGAAGGCCCCAAATTGAGTCCTGAT GATCCTGAAAAGCAAGGGCTTGCAGAAGAACTGCTGGCTTATTCAGACACCTTCAATCAAGCGATGATGTCGGCATTGACCGCCAAGGGGGCAGTGACTGCTGATGCTG AAGCTGCTCTGGACAAAATAGAAGTCTCCCTTTCAAAATTTGATGATGGACCTTTCTTTCTTGGCCAGTTCAGTCTG GTGGACATCGCATATGCACCATTTGTTGATGGATTCCAAGTATTCTTCACCAACATAAAGAACTACGATCCCACCGCAGGAAGGCCTAACATGCAGAAATTCATCAAG GAAATGAATGGCATTGCGGTGTATGCGCAGACCAAGCACGACCCTCAAGAACTGCTTGCTCTCACAAAGAAGAAGCTCGGG ATATAA
- the LOC109762033 gene encoding protein IN2-1 homolog B isoform X2, producing the protein MAYACPYAQRAWIARNCKGLQRKILLVPIDLADRPAWLRKIYPKNQVPCLEHNNKMIGESLDLIKYIDSNFEGPKLSPDDPEKQGLAEELLAYSDTFNQAMMSALTAKGAVTADAEAALDKIEVSLSKFDDGPFFLGQFSLVDIAYAPFVDGFQVFFTNIKNYDPTAGRPNMQKFIKEMNGIAVYAQTKHDPQELLALTKKKLGI; encoded by the exons ATGGCGTATGCTTGCCCGTATGCGCAGCGAGCATGGATCGCGAGGAACTGCAAG GGTTTGCAGCGCAAGATCTTGCTTGTCCCCATCGATTTGGCGGATAGGCCAGCGTGGCTCCGCAAGATTTACCCCAAGAATCAG GTACCCTGCCTAGAGCACAACAACAAAATGATAGGAGAGAGCTTGGATTTGATCAAGTACATAGACAGCAATTTCGAAGGCCCCAAATTGAGTCCTGAT GATCCTGAAAAGCAAGGGCTTGCAGAAGAACTGCTGGCTTATTCAGACACCTTCAATCAAGCGATGATGTCGGCATTGACCGCCAAGGGGGCAGTGACTGCTGATGCTG AAGCTGCTCTGGACAAAATAGAAGTCTCCCTTTCAAAATTTGATGATGGACCTTTCTTTCTTGGCCAGTTCAGTCTG GTGGACATCGCATATGCACCATTTGTTGATGGATTCCAAGTATTCTTCACCAACATAAAGAACTACGATCCCACCGCAGGAAGGCCTAACATGCAGAAATTCATCAAG GAAATGAATGGCATTGCGGTGTATGCGCAGACCAAGCACGACCCTCAAGAACTGCTTGCTCTCACAAAGAAGAAGCTCGGG ATATAA
- the LOC123493779 gene encoding uncharacterized protein — protein sequence MEAARKEEDGGNRGDDKLPQVVFDRILRRQMVYDALKRGGGAEVPSWVQLLTILLSFGTSALGIAYCSSSQPHRCSNSPQPHRSGSSPQPHRSGSSSPPQFLFPQLLLLEQLLRR from the coding sequence ATGGAGGCCGCGCGCAAGGAGGAGGACGGCGGCAACCGCGGCGACGACAAGCTGCCGCAGGTGGTGTTCGACCGCATCCTTCGGCGTCAGATGGTGTACGACGCGCTCAAGCGCGGGGGCGGGGCGGAGGTGCCGTCGTGGGTCCAGCTGCTCACCATCCTCCTTTCCTTCGGCACGTCGGCGCTCGGCATCGCCTACTGCTCCTCGTCACAGCCGCACAGATGCAGCAACTCCCCACAGCCGCACAGATCCGGCAGCTCCCCACAGCCGCACAGATCCGGCAGCTCCTCACCGCCACAGTTCCTCTTCCCGCAGCTCCTCCTACTCGAGCAGCTCCTCCGGCGGTAA
- the LOC109762036 gene encoding uncharacterized protein, with amino-acid sequence MSRLAAAALRGALTASGARSCSISVAFSPASSRLFSTDASGAVAGSQVDSSSGEGHTYGRFYTNISGVGRLGKNMLKTDIIHYLDQCELSLDDVKIDYNKGFYPMGALLKFPSVESFETAVRQTIQGRMYRLERVSPDEWEHKISLNGKAVLLQGVPRNAQVDDIERFLCGTNYEPPPFENFIRAGVPEPVRMVLVKFGSRTDATNAFIAKNKGFCLNNPVTVRVIQ; translated from the exons ATGTCGAGGCTCGCGGCCGCCGCCCTCCGCGGCGCCCTCACCGCCTCTGGGGCACGCTCGTGCTCGATCTCAGTGGCATTTTCCCCTGCATCCTCTCGTCTCTTCTCAACCGACGCATCCGGCGCCGTAGCGGGATCACAGGTCGACTCATCGTCCGGCGAAG GCCATACCTATGGAAGGTTCTACACTAATATTTCTGGTGTCGGCCGTCTTGGCAAGAACATGCTGAAGACTGACATTATCCATTACCTTGACCAATGTGAACTGTCACTGGATGATGTGAAGATTGATTACAACAAGGGGTTTTATCCCATGGGCGC ATTATTGAAGTTTCCTTCGGTGGAATCATTTGAGACAGCAGTCAGGCAAACAATTCAGGGTCGCATGTACAGGCTTGAGAGG GTGAGTCCTGATGAGTGGGAACACAAGATATCTTTGAATGGAAAAGCT GTACTGTTGCAAGGAGTCCCTCGAAACGCTCAAGTTGATGACATAGAACGCTTCTTGTGCGGCACTAACTATGAACCTCCTCCATTTGAAAACTTTATCAG AGCTGGGGTCCCCGAGCCTGTAAGAATGGTGCTGGTAAAGTTCGGGTCGAGGACTGATGCAACCAATGCCTTCATTGCTAAAAACAAGGGTTTCTGTCTGAACAATCCTGTTACCGTGCGGGTTATTCAGTAA